The Saccopteryx leptura isolate mSacLep1 chromosome 2, mSacLep1_pri_phased_curated, whole genome shotgun sequence genome has a window encoding:
- the RAD52 gene encoding DNA repair protein RAD52 homolog isoform X6, whose amino-acid sequence MNMSGTEEASLGGRDSHPSAGGSSVLCFGQYQYTAEEYQAIQNALRQKLGPEYISSRMAGAGQKVCYIEGHRVINLANEMFGYNGWAHSITQQNVDFVDLNNGKFYVGVCAFVRVQLKDGSYHEDVGYGVSEGLKSKALSLEKARKEAVTDGLKRALRCFGNALGNCILDKDYLRSLNKLPRQLPLEVDLTKAKRQDFEPSVEQARYSSCCQNMALGPTEPQEVTSPCRPGHSDDPHMVTLRDKDSSSRSLARSAVESDATYQRKLRQKQLQQQFREQMEKQQQAQQSAPSVEKKNRAEPVALVKHSAPIANGAGPLSEKDFPADSFEMWVMAPDAGDSVVQPLSRPEPHWAAATPVLQNQMVTPQSVCHQNPQAKREPWHLQTSTVNQHIAGAPVEPVTLGSYL is encoded by the exons ATGAACATGTCTGGGACTGAGGAAGCAAGTCTTGGAGGTCGTGACAGTCATCCTTCTGCTGGTGGCAGTTCTGTATTGTGTTTTGGACAG TACCAATACACAGCAGAGGAGTACCAGGCCATCCAGAATGCTCTAAGGCAGAAGCTGGGCCCAGAATACATAAGTAGCCGCATGGCTGGAGCAGGCCAGAAG gtgTGTTACATTGAAGGTCATAGGGTAATTAATCTGGCCAATGAGATGTTTGGCTACAATGGCTGGGCACACTCTATCACACAGCAGAATGTGG ATTTTGTTGACCTTAACAACGGCAAGTTCTACGTGGGAGTCTGTGCGTTTGTGAGAGTCCAGTTGAAG GATGGTTCCTATCATGAAGATGTGGGCTATGGTGTTAGTGAGGGCCTCAAGTCCAAAGCCTTGTCTTTGGAGAAGGCAAGGAAGGAGGCAGTGACAGATGGGCTGAAGCGAGCACTGAG ATGCTTTGGGAATGCACTTGGAAATTGTATTCTGGACAAAGACTATCTGAGGTCACTAAATAAGCTTCCACGCCAG TTGCCTCTTGAAGTGGATTTAACTAAAGCAAAGAGACAAGATTTTGAACCATCTGTGGAACAAGCAAGATACAGCAGCTGCTGCCAGAACATGGCTCTGGGACCCACAGAACCACAGGAGGTGACCTCCCCTTGCAGACCAGGTCACTCAGATGATCCCCACATGGTGACATTGAGGGATAAGGATAGCAGCTCCCG GAGCCTGGCACGCTCTGCTGTGGAGAGTGATGCTACCTACCAGCGGAAACTCCGGCAGAAACAGTTGCAGCAGCAGTTCCGGGAGCAAATGGAGAAACAGCAGCAAGCTCAACAATCTGCTCCATCTGTTGAAAAGAAGAATCGGG cagagccagtggcACTTGTGAAGCACAGCGCTCCCATCGCTAATGGTGCAGGACCACTCTCGGAGAAAGACTTCCCTGCAG ACAGTTTTGAAATGTGGGTTATGGCTCCAGATGCAGGGGACAGTGTTGTTCAACCCTTGTCTAGACCAGAACCACACTGGGCTGCTGCCACACCAGTACTGCAGAACCAGATGGTGACCCCACAGAGTGTTTGCCACCAGAATCCACAAGCAAAACGTGAACCTTGGCATCTCCAAACTTCCACTGTCAACCAGCACATAGCAG gggctccagttgagccagtaaccttgggatcGTATCTATGA
- the RAD52 gene encoding DNA repair protein RAD52 homolog isoform X4, which produces MNMSGTEEASLGGRDSHPSAGGSSVLCFGQYQYTAEEYQAIQNALRQKLGPEYISSRMAGAGQKVCYIEGHRVINLANEMFGYNGWAHSITQQNVDFVDLNNGKFYVGVCAFVRVQLKDGSYHEDVGYGVSEGLKSKALSLEKARKEAVTDGLKRALRCFGNALGNCILDKDYLRSLNKLPRQLPLEVDLTKAKRQDFEPSVEQARYSSCCQNMALGPTEPQEVTSPCRPGHSDDPHMVTLRDKDSSSRSLARSAVESDATYQRKLRQKQLQQQFREQMEKQQQAQQSAPSVEKKNRAEPVALVKHSAPIANGAGPLSEKDFPADSFEMWVMAPDAGDSVVQPLSRPEPHWAAATPVLQNQMVTPQSVCHQNPQAKREPWHLQTSTVNQHIAGNCDSYRKSKDTKKRKLDPS; this is translated from the exons ATGAACATGTCTGGGACTGAGGAAGCAAGTCTTGGAGGTCGTGACAGTCATCCTTCTGCTGGTGGCAGTTCTGTATTGTGTTTTGGACAG TACCAATACACAGCAGAGGAGTACCAGGCCATCCAGAATGCTCTAAGGCAGAAGCTGGGCCCAGAATACATAAGTAGCCGCATGGCTGGAGCAGGCCAGAAG gtgTGTTACATTGAAGGTCATAGGGTAATTAATCTGGCCAATGAGATGTTTGGCTACAATGGCTGGGCACACTCTATCACACAGCAGAATGTGG ATTTTGTTGACCTTAACAACGGCAAGTTCTACGTGGGAGTCTGTGCGTTTGTGAGAGTCCAGTTGAAG GATGGTTCCTATCATGAAGATGTGGGCTATGGTGTTAGTGAGGGCCTCAAGTCCAAAGCCTTGTCTTTGGAGAAGGCAAGGAAGGAGGCAGTGACAGATGGGCTGAAGCGAGCACTGAG ATGCTTTGGGAATGCACTTGGAAATTGTATTCTGGACAAAGACTATCTGAGGTCACTAAATAAGCTTCCACGCCAG TTGCCTCTTGAAGTGGATTTAACTAAAGCAAAGAGACAAGATTTTGAACCATCTGTGGAACAAGCAAGATACAGCAGCTGCTGCCAGAACATGGCTCTGGGACCCACAGAACCACAGGAGGTGACCTCCCCTTGCAGACCAGGTCACTCAGATGATCCCCACATGGTGACATTGAGGGATAAGGATAGCAGCTCCCG GAGCCTGGCACGCTCTGCTGTGGAGAGTGATGCTACCTACCAGCGGAAACTCCGGCAGAAACAGTTGCAGCAGCAGTTCCGGGAGCAAATGGAGAAACAGCAGCAAGCTCAACAATCTGCTCCATCTGTTGAAAAGAAGAATCGGG cagagccagtggcACTTGTGAAGCACAGCGCTCCCATCGCTAATGGTGCAGGACCACTCTCGGAGAAAGACTTCCCTGCAG ACAGTTTTGAAATGTGGGTTATGGCTCCAGATGCAGGGGACAGTGTTGTTCAACCCTTGTCTAGACCAGAACCACACTGGGCTGCTGCCACACCAGTACTGCAGAACCAGATGGTGACCCCACAGAGTGTTTGCCACCAGAATCCACAAGCAAAACGTGAACCTTGGCATCTCCAAACTTCCACTGTCAACCAGCACATAGCAG GAAACTGCGATTCCTACAGGAAGAGTAAGGACACGAAGAAAAGGAAATTAGATCCATCTTAA
- the RAD52 gene encoding DNA repair protein RAD52 homolog isoform X2, with product MNMSGTEEASLGGRDSHPSAGGSSVLCFGQYQYTAEEYQAIQNALRQKLGPEYISSRMAGAGQKVCYIEGHRVINLANEMFGYNGWAHSITQQNVDFVDLNNGKFYVGVCAFVRVQLKDGSYHEDVGYGVSEGLKSKALSLEKARKEAVTDGLKRALRCFGNALGNCILDKDYLRSLNKLPRQLPLEVDLTKAKRQDFEPSVEQARYSSCCQNMALGPTEPQEVTSPCRPGHSDDPHMVTLRDKDSSSRSLARSAVESDATYQRKLRQKQLQQQFREQMEKQQQAQQSAPSVEKKNRAEPVALVKHSAPIANGAGPLSEKDFPADSFEMWVMAPDAGDSVVQPLSRPEPHWAAATPVLQNQMVTPQSVCHQNPQAKREPWHLQTSTVNQHIAGRHGFPEDDLSFNWFKDSRPFHSLSPEKQAFSCGSNGNIQLR from the exons ATGAACATGTCTGGGACTGAGGAAGCAAGTCTTGGAGGTCGTGACAGTCATCCTTCTGCTGGTGGCAGTTCTGTATTGTGTTTTGGACAG TACCAATACACAGCAGAGGAGTACCAGGCCATCCAGAATGCTCTAAGGCAGAAGCTGGGCCCAGAATACATAAGTAGCCGCATGGCTGGAGCAGGCCAGAAG gtgTGTTACATTGAAGGTCATAGGGTAATTAATCTGGCCAATGAGATGTTTGGCTACAATGGCTGGGCACACTCTATCACACAGCAGAATGTGG ATTTTGTTGACCTTAACAACGGCAAGTTCTACGTGGGAGTCTGTGCGTTTGTGAGAGTCCAGTTGAAG GATGGTTCCTATCATGAAGATGTGGGCTATGGTGTTAGTGAGGGCCTCAAGTCCAAAGCCTTGTCTTTGGAGAAGGCAAGGAAGGAGGCAGTGACAGATGGGCTGAAGCGAGCACTGAG ATGCTTTGGGAATGCACTTGGAAATTGTATTCTGGACAAAGACTATCTGAGGTCACTAAATAAGCTTCCACGCCAG TTGCCTCTTGAAGTGGATTTAACTAAAGCAAAGAGACAAGATTTTGAACCATCTGTGGAACAAGCAAGATACAGCAGCTGCTGCCAGAACATGGCTCTGGGACCCACAGAACCACAGGAGGTGACCTCCCCTTGCAGACCAGGTCACTCAGATGATCCCCACATGGTGACATTGAGGGATAAGGATAGCAGCTCCCG GAGCCTGGCACGCTCTGCTGTGGAGAGTGATGCTACCTACCAGCGGAAACTCCGGCAGAAACAGTTGCAGCAGCAGTTCCGGGAGCAAATGGAGAAACAGCAGCAAGCTCAACAATCTGCTCCATCTGTTGAAAAGAAGAATCGGG cagagccagtggcACTTGTGAAGCACAGCGCTCCCATCGCTAATGGTGCAGGACCACTCTCGGAGAAAGACTTCCCTGCAG ACAGTTTTGAAATGTGGGTTATGGCTCCAGATGCAGGGGACAGTGTTGTTCAACCCTTGTCTAGACCAGAACCACACTGGGCTGCTGCCACACCAGTACTGCAGAACCAGATGGTGACCCCACAGAGTGTTTGCCACCAGAATCCACAAGCAAAACGTGAACCTTGGCATCTCCAAACTTCCACTGTCAACCAGCACATAGCAG GAAGGCATGGTTTTCCTGAAGATGACCTTAGTTTCAACTGGTTCAAGGATTCTCGGCCcttccactccctctccccaGAAAAGCAAGCATTCTCATGTGGAAGCAATGGGAACATTCAGCTGAGGTAG